CCCTGTACTATCTGGACTCGCCGTCTTTGTGGGCACTGTACAGTGCCAGCTCACCTGGTCCAAGTCTACGGGGAGGTGTGGACGACCGGCTGGTGATGGACGGAATGAGTGGAGGCGGCGCCCCCACTGCCAGAGCTCCCACCAAGCCCGCGGGGGTCTTTGCCAGGATGCCGTTGGGCACGTGCTGTGGGTTTAGTGTGCCTAAACGAGCAAAGAGGCCAGCGTGGTGCTGGGAAGCATGAGCGGCTCCGTGTTGGAGCGAGTGGGAGAGAAGGCCAGGGTGGAGCTGCTCCAGGTGAGCGGCAGTAGCAGCATGAGAGGGGCTTGAGAGGTGAGAGCCAGCAGGGATGTGTGGGTGCATCCCAAAGTAGCGAGCCCGCTCAAAGTCTTCCCTCAGGATCTGGGCACGCTGCTCCTCATCCATCAGTCCTCCTCCTGGGGGTCCGAGGTGATGAGGGCGGTCAAAGTGATGGGCCATCAGGCCGAACTCCTGGTGGACAGCAGAGGTGGAGGCAGAGGTAGATGTCGGAGGGTGGTGAgggtttgctgctgctgcagctgcctcCAGAAGACGCTGATGCTGGAGCAGACGGGCCAGATGCGGATCGGATCGCAGGGCTAGGTGAGGGTCTGACCGAAGGGCCAAAGCCTCCCTACGATGCTGATGTTGCTGCTGAGCTGCCAGTTCTCTCCAGGGGTCCCAGGTGAAGCTGTGTGGACCCTGTGATGGCCCTTGGCCTGGACCATGGTGGAAACGGTCTCCTCCTGGACCCATTACCAAACCTGCAGCACCTGTGCTCCCCAGATAAGCTTCAATGGCCCGGGAGCGGTCCAGCAGGGAAAGGTGTTGGTGGGAAGGATGGTTTGGCGTGGGTGGCATGAGCGGAACACCAGGAGTGGGCGTCAGGGATAAAGAGGAAGGGGTACCAGAACGATGGTGGTGTGGATGGCTGTTGGGGCGTTCAAAGCTGTGGTTGGGTGCTGGGGGAGGCAGGGTGATGGGGATGTGATCCGGCTCCTCTTTCCGCTCCTCTTTGACTTTGACTGGCGGGAGAAGCAGCGGAGGTTTGGAGACGGGTGTCGTGGTCCGGTCAGACTTCTTGGCCTGAGACAAGGAAGTGACAGAGGCAGAcgctgcagaggaagaaggaagGTTACCGTCTCTTTGGGAGTGTGAGGGTTCGTTGTGATGTGCTGTCTGGGCCATCGGGCGGGAGTAAAGGTCCATAGGAGATGGGGCTGAGCGGTTGGAAGGTGGGGGAGTGGTGAGCACAGAAGATGATGAAGACCGTGGTCGGTCCCTGTCTGCTACTGAAGAGCCAAGAGGAGGTCCCCGTGAAGACACCATGGGCTGCGGCCTCTTGTCCCCGTCTCGGTCCCGCTCGCGGTCTCTGTCTCTATTTAAGCTGCGCGTCAAGTCCTCAATGGGCCCAGTGCTCGGCCCCAGGGAACTGCTGTGGCCATTAACGTGGGAGACGGGGGTGCTGCTGCGGGGCTTGAAGGGTGGGGCAACTGGAGACATTCTCACAGGTTGTCGGCCATACAGCATGTTGTCCCTGCAAAACAATGTGCACAACAGTTACAAAATGGAGATAATTCATACTAgggtttttttttagttttttttttaattcccatTTTATCTTTGTATTAAAAagaatagtttatttttttatttaaatgtctgaaaGATCTCCGTAAAGAATAGTCAAATATATTGTGAGTTGATTGAATGAATGACGAATTTAACGGATTGTTAAATGGGCTTATCTCGTCTCAGATTGATCACAGGTCTCTgaattgaaattgtattgttgcAGACTTTGTGATATTAGCAAATATCCAAAGAATTGATATATCGTACAGTGATAAAAATTTGAATTTACCCCCTAATTTATACCAATCATTTATAACACAAGTTTAAGTGGCAACAAcgataattttaaaaataaaatagcacTTTAATTTCTCAACAAATGGTTCCAAAATATAAAGATTTTAAAGGAAAGTTTTGTTGTAACACttatattctgtgttttataataatttcttttttttagttgtagCTCAACACTCATCACGGGACTGCCTGGGTTAATGTTAGTACTTACTGCCAAAAATACCAAGCTCTTCCTTCTAATGGCTGAATGCCATACCTGTCCTTTTCATCCTTGATGTGGGGGATGTCTCTCCTCTCCATTTCCTTTGCTCGGTCTCTCTCATCCCGCTTGTCCGGCCCTTTAGCCCAGCTGGGGCCAGGAGCAAACCCAGATGGGCCGCCGTGCAGACGGTTCCAGGGGTCATGATGGTTGGGGGCGGACAAACCTCCGACCACATTAGCTGGTGAATCTTTAGGGCCATACACAGATCCCGCTGTGGACCAGAAGGACATATTCTTTGttagaaaaaagaaactaaataacAGTGTAGAAGCAATGTAAACACATTTCTTACCATAATACTTTCAAATTACATATTTCACAAAACTGCCAGTGAATTCTTCCAGTGAAAGTAAAATTCAGACTTCACGTCTGTCGTGACCTCAGCTTAGTCTAGTTGTTCCAACAAAACCGCCCAGTAAACTATTGTATTTTCCAAACGTTTATGCCAATAAACGTTTGGAAAATACAATAGTTTGCTTTCATGTTGGACTTTTATTTGGACTGCTTCCAGTTTGCAGCTAATCAAGTTGATGCATCCGACCTTCTTCTTGTATATCAATGACAAACACTTTAGCCAAAGTTTGGTAAAGTTCAGGGCTGGTTGGTATTTCatctcaaaatgttttcatgacCAACCAACTTGAGTCTGAATAACATAAACTGTCAGGTAACCAAAGTTACTACACTGAGTGCTTGGTCAGAGTCTCGTTTACTTACTAACTAATCATATAATTCCCCGTTTCCAAAAAGTGGGGGTCACCCACTAAAAGATCTTCCACCGGAAGGAACCCCTGATATGTATGTTGGGTCTCCAAAACTGCGTTTTGTCATGAAAAAACAGGCAAGAAGTGACATTTGGGTAATACCATGCGCAAAACAGTGAGTGTCTGCGAGAAAAACAAGTGCTCCTTGCTGTTTGTGCTTCGATTttccaagaagaaaaagaaaagacgcAGTCATGCTTGCTGAATGTTGTCGTTGGCACACGGGTTCACAAAATATCCTGTTTCCACACACgcttttattctttatttctctAGGTGTAACAACAACTTTGGTCTGTGTTGCAAATGCAACACATACNNNNNNNNNNNNNNNNNNNNNNNNNNNNNNNNNNNNNNNNNNNNNNNNNNNNNNNNNNNNNNNNNNNNNNNNNNNNNNNNNNNNNNNNNNNNNNNNNNNNTTGAGACGGCTGGGCCAGCGCTGATTGGCCTCTGATCAGGGGCGAGTTAAGAATCAGGACCAACGTCTTGTAGTGGGAACTCCCATTTGCAAGAAACTTCTGAGAAGACTCAAATGGCAGTTatttttgagagagagaaaggaaactGGTAAAGGTTTTGTTTAGGGATTTTTTCCCCTAATGTTATATTATACAGCACCTTAGTgctttgtacagcactttggtcagctCAAGctgtttaaatgtgctctaaaaataagctttacttacttacatgCTACAATAAACCATGCACTACTTCACCGTCACTGGCATTGTCTGGCTCTCTGAATTATCTGTTATTAGCCTAAGAGGAGGAGAACTAGCTACAAGTCTCATTAAAATAACAGGCTAGCATGAAGGTTTATCAGTTCCTTTAAAAAGGAAGCCATGTCGTCCAGTTCCTGTTTTTCAAAACAGTTAGCTTTATAACCCAAACCACATTGGCAGATTAGCTGCTGAATGTAAATCTACAGTAGAAGAAGCTACAATTTGGATGCATCCCTCATCTTTACCAGTACTTCAATGTTAACAGATGGTCTGGTTGTGCAAATTGCCCTTTTATTTAGGAGTTCTACAACAAAGATTCAGATTTGTTGTGGAATTTGACTGccaaactattattattattactattattattccTTTCCATACTGGCTGTGACCTGACCTCTTCCTAGTGCGACTGTACTGTGAAGTTCAGCTGAAGCCAACATGAGGCTTCAGCGGTCTGAGTTAGCCAAATAGAGTAAGTTGGTCTTTTCAGTACATAATTCCCTCGTTGTGCTTTCTCAAACAACATTTCTTTAGTGAGGTGTTTGGGAGATATTTCCTTGTGGCTGTACCACAACACAAGcgaccaaaaaaaacagatagtCAAGACTGAAGATTTGACAAACTCAGAATGCTGAAGCCTTGTATGTGGAGTCATGTCACAAGGGGATTACGTAATGGCCAGTGTGGGGAGGAGGAATGATTATTAAAACCGTAGGCCCAAAAATGCCTAAAAAGTCACCTTATTAATTTAAAAGAGGTCAGTCCACAGCAGGAAATTGACTAACGGGTTGATTTGGTCTTAGTCAACCAAGATTTTAGTTGTTTACAaattttttatgcattttcatGCTCAATGGTGCATTTCCCAGACACTGATGAGCCCATCTCTGGTaaacacaaaatttaaaatggtACCTTTGCTGCattctttgtggagaaactcaaAATGACAGATGTGACGAATTAATCGACTAAGAAGTTCTTTACTTGAGGATAGCACTAATTTAGAcagacttggaaaaaaaacaaccaaacctATTCTTTAAACCTTGTTTCCACAGTAGCCATGCTGTCATACTGTAATACTGACCCAGTGTTGGGCTGCCAAGTCCTCCAAAGGCACCAGAACCAAGGGCTCCCAGTGGGGTGAAGGGTGGGGACCGGCCGTACGGatcttaaaacacaaatacaggtAAACGTCAAATATTCTGtgattatattaatgttaatttctACACAGCCCTTCTGAAATGTCTTCAGACAGATGGACTGTGCAGACTTGATTTCCAATCATTTATGAAGGGTCAATGTAAAACCTGGAGTGGGTGAATCAAAGTGACAGGCATTGGTTGTGGTGTACAAATGGCATTCAGATGCGTCTTTTGAAGCTGCTCTTACCCAAGTGTGCAGTTGGTGCGAGGAAAGAGGAGTGTGGCGCTGACGGAGAGATGAAAGGAGCCGAGGACAGATTGACTGCCCCTgagggaaagacaaaaaaggaaaaagagaaggaaagaaaaatgtcacAACATATCAAATCAAGTGCAACAAGCTACTCACACACTAACACTATGTGCAGTAAATCAACACAGCAATGCTGTCAAACCTCAGAGATGTGAGGACAGTTGGTGAGAGAAGGAATCAATGAGTTATTCAAGAAATAAGTTAAAATCCTGTGAGCAGATGTGAAATATTAATAACACAAGACTAAGGAAAGAAATATTCAAGACATCTTTTTAGTCACATAGCACATTATACAACTTCGAGTTGTGGAATCGACAATAAATTCACATTCTGCGAGGTGTTCTTAagagacaaaaaatgtttaGGCATGCACCTGCAGATGAGAACAGACTGGGAGGTCTGGTCAGATCATGAGAGTGAGGCAGGGCTCCTCCCATGGGCCCCAGGGGGCCCCCAGCTCCAGGAAGACGGGCCAGCAGGTCACTACGGAAGTCCAACTTGTGAGGATCAGCCTGCATCAGCTGAAAGAGATGGGAACAACCAGTTAACCACGTATTCAAAAGGGGTCACAACACTTTCAATCTCtcaatttaaatcaattttatttaccaCGTTAGGGGTTTTGTTATCTCAATATAATAAAATTTACAATTGAGGATTTTACAACACGTGATTTCAACAACAAGCGCATACCTTCACTTTTTTCTGATGGCTTAGAATCATCCAGGCCACATATACATGCATAGCACACCACTTTCCTGGTTTCTGCacagcacaaaaaacacaggggTTTACTATGTTATTCCATGAATTTTGCATGTACACCTTTAAAGCCTTTGCACAGAGTCACACAGGTGTTCTTCCTTTGTTTAGAAATATTACGTTCAGACGCTACACACGGTTGGTGTTTTCCAGCTGGAGATAAGGTTACCCACTGGAGCTCAGTATAAAGTttgggaatataaaaaaaaagtcagtgaaaAATGCATAAGCAAGGATACAAGGAAATCATGGAGGACAGGACAACCACATTCATTATATTCAGGAGAATTGCTGGCTTCTGAAATATCTAACTGAGTGTGCAAGGGCAGAGCATAGACCAGTAGCAGTCAAGATTACAAGTGAGATAAGTGCAAAGAGTGAATGAAGCAGTGACGAAGTAAAACAGGCTGAAGGTTTTAaggagagattaaaaaaaaaacatcagttttttGCTTACATTACTGATTTTCAACGATGTCCCAAATGGATCAGTTAGCTATGAGAAAACAGAAgtgtaaaaacacttttaatccacatgtctctctctcttaattAGGAAAAGCTGTGCTTTCTTTACTGCACTGACTAGGCCCATGTTGCAGCACATCCTAGCCtaaactttggtcagtacagtCCTATGCAAACATGGAGGACATGATCATGCAAACTTTAGGTCCTAAGTAAACACGTTGTCCTTACCCTGGGGTCTTTGGGCTGCAGGTGGTGAGGCACAACCCCAAGTCGTGCCGTTATATCAGGACCCGCTCCCTGAGGGACAAGAGGCTGTCAGACACATGGCACAACAACACATGAGCCATAACCATACTGATCTACCACTACTTAATATGTGATGTGATTATTTTACTCTATCAGTGCTATTTTTCAAATTCTGGaatcactttttccaaagtAAGGATAAGAGTTTACAAAGGTAAAGTCATTATGGAGCCTTGCAGGACCCCTTCTGTGATAAATGACCCTCCAGTGCTTGTACTATTGTCCGGGAAGTCCTAATCGTTTCATTAGTGTTTTTCCAGTGTGGGCGATCAAATAAGCGGTCACTTTGACCCAGAAAATAATTACACCACGTAATGGTGAGATTTTTCCTGACAACGTGATTTCTAGTTGCTGCCCAGGAACGAGTAATACAAACATGTAggaagagttgttttttttcccctcacctTTGGCTGAAATGCTCCTTGCAAGGAACTGAAAGGCCCAGTGGGAGGAATCACAGGCTGGATACTCGGCACTGAGGGCGGCGGGTACTGTGGGAAGAactacaatcacacacacacacacacacacagacagacacacagacagacacacacacacacacacacacacacacacacacatatagctTAGTGACCAGTGAGCAGCTCTACATCAATTAAATCAATGTACTTTCTTACACTTTCGCGTTTTAGTTGTGTTTCAAATGATTAAGATCCTAAAGCTAGAGCTAAAATACATTCTCAGCCTCGttgttttataatataacataCTAATCTGTAAATTATCCCCACCAACATAATCAGTAAGATTACACAAAGTACTCACAGGGTGTCGGTACAGTCCGTCCATTTTGCCTGCATACTTATCAAACTAAAAGACAAAAGCAGTGTGTGGgttaaaacatctaaaaaaaactgaacacgGTCCACATTCCAGCCACATTGGAATTTAAAGTACAACACAGATGTTCAGCATAACAACAGAGAGCATCTCACCAGAGGCGGTGCGGTTGCTGTGGGGTGCAGGAAGGGCGTGAAGTGTtggtgcgtgtgcgtgtgttggtGCTGGTGGTTGTGGTGATGAAACTGGAAGGCCAGAGGCGGGATGCTCGGCTGGTTCTGAGACGTCCGGCCCGATGAACCGGGTCGGGAGTTTGATGCTGATGGACCACCAGGAGTGGAGAGGCCCGCAGCTGCTCCATTATTTTCAGACCCTGGGACGCTGCGTCTGCCCTCGCGCTCTTGTGAATTCAAGAAGTGGGAGTTTAAGTTTTGACGCAGTAATTCTTGGTCTGAAGTTGAgggaaaagaaagggagagaaaaaaatgtaagtgaattattaaaaatataataaaaatagtacCACCGATTTGCTCTTAATTTTAAGCATAAAATGTAGAGCCCGACCAAAAGCCCGAGGATTCTAAAGGCTGATATCGAttgaaatatttgattatttaaaaatccgatatatcggccaatacatttttttttttaatccagaaacatgtaacaaaacataaacagatctTCCTAACATAagttatacatacatacatacatacatacatacatacatgcatacatgctcAGACCACAGTTCAAGAACATACAACTTCCTCAACACCCCAGACAACCGCCAGAGGAAGTCTGGGTTTGGTTTATTTCAGTAACAAATTAGTCATTGTGTTTCGTGAACCGGCTGAAACAGACCAACAGACTGTTACAGCAGTGAAACGTAGCATTCCTGCTGACTGTACCTGCTGCTGTTGAGTGGCCAGGACCTTGTAGcagaggtggagggggggggaggccAGGTGAAGATGCGAACAAGGCCCCAGAGTTGGCTCGGGATGGGGGTCGGTGGGGCCCTGAGGCTCCTGAGCCCCTCATGTAGGGCAGCGACACACTGGTGGAGGGAGTCGGGGGGCGCatggaggatgaggaagaggcaACAGATGAGGCAGATGGGGGAGGTTTGACTGGGGTGTTGTtcctgaagaaagaaagaatagatAATGTTTCACGGATTAACAACTAACCGTAAAGAGATACgtattaaaaagacaaaacaaaggagTAATAAATAGGTGCTCATAATAAACACACCTGTTGATGTTGTAGATGGAGTGAGCTCGTCCAGGCAAAGTGTGGAAAGGTTTGGGTTTGGTGAGTGGCGGGCTGCCGTTGTGGCGACTGCCGTTCCCGTTGAACGGGCTGGACCTGGGGAGCGTGCCCGAGGCGGTGATCGGGGGAGGCAGGCAAGAGAAGGGCACCGAAGaggcagaagaagaaacaggcTCTGGGACATGCTGCTCCAAGCTTTTCTCTTGACTTCGCTCTAGGCCAGATACTCTCGGGGTCACCATCAACCGTGAGACACCACCACAACGGGCCGGCAGAGGCGGGCAGATTTTGCCCATGGATGTGCCCATGTTTGAGGGGGCAGGCTCCACAACTGAAGAACAAAAGACCAGTCAGCATTTTGCCTTTCCTGCACATTACAGTATAGAGTGACAGGGTTACGGGTGAGAATATGCAACATTTAAAGAGAGGGACCAAAAACCCCGATTGTGAAATAATGCTTTAGGTTTGGAGGATTCACAGGTTCACATTTTGAATCTTAATACATTTCCAAAGAAAGGGACCAAATCcctaaaacacagaggaaagctGGGAAAATATGAAAATGCTCATTACTGTCTAAACCAacaccaaagaaaaacaactcatCTCTTGTGCCATATCACCCCAGTGTACAGCACAGTGTATTCTGATCCTTTATTGGTAGATAATTCAGCGCTAGTGTCCTTTTTGAATCAAATGAAGAAGAATCCGGGGTACGACAGGAGTTTTCTGTTAAGATCTAAATATAGACATGTGAGGCCCCATTGACTGACACATCAATTCACTTTCATGAATGTAATCGTACCTTTCCTCGTGCTGACTGTGAAGACTGGGTCCATGTCGTTGTCGGAGGCCTAGATGGGGGTAAGAAACGGAGATTTCATTTATACTCATCGTATTAATCAGCTATTTCTTGTACTGTACAGGCAGGGTTTTGCCAGCCATTGAACAACTTTGGCAATGCGCCTAAGCGTATGAACCATACACTGTATAAAATTGTATGAACTCAAAAAATCAACGTGGAGACGGGACATCTGGACGAGGTGACGCATGGGACATGCGCCcgttgtttttacagtgtggcaCAAACATGACACACCCCTACACCAACGCAAGCTGCACACAGAAGGGCAGCTGCAGCCGTTAGCGAGTGTgcggtggagagagagagagagagagagaggggaaaaagagagcTAGGTGTGTTTGTCATGAGTATGAAGTGAGTAGTAACATTATAGCTGTGAAAGTACAAGTGTAGTCTATGTAAAATGTATCTGTTGGTGAATAAATGCTACAACTCTTCAAGACCCAAGCTAAGTTCCTGTGTCTTCCTTGCTACCTGCTAGTTAAAAAGGGGGATTAGCCACGGAGCTAGCGGCAACTTCAGCAGAGGCTCACTTCAGGTTAGGTGATATGGAGAAAGTCTaatatcacaacatttttgaCCTGATACCTTGATGTCGATACAGCAACGATATTGTAGCAGTCTTGACTATCGGTGCTTTCACAAActatttacaaaatgagatgtttgataaataatcatcagtaatgtggatacaatAACTAACTGGGTAAAGGCCAATAAtagtaagttcagaaaatgacataacttttctgtaatgcagcctttaaaaccaggaaaagacaacacttatgccattttatgatatccaaaatctgagATGATGTCTagtgtcatatcacgatatcaatataatatcggTATACTGCCCAGCTCCAGGCTCAC
This sequence is a window from Etheostoma cragini isolate CJK2018 chromosome 21, CSU_Ecrag_1.0, whole genome shotgun sequence. Protein-coding genes within it:
- the fbrs gene encoding autism susceptibility gene 2 protein homolog isoform X8 translates to MEGPSRSTGFRQSRRSRSQRDRERRRRRLDLANERATSLSSGSDREACGTNSVLGPGGRECRPGFGRHRPPRRRKRESVSCEEDIIDGFAIASFVSLEALEMDCSLKPSQRTDMLGRRNKGKRGPEENGGGPLSEPEEGAPHSYSSSCWKSRNKRRKIEGHPLETGYICDTESDTGDKASDNDMDPVFTVSTRKVVEPAPSNMGTSMGKICPPLPARCGGVSRLMVTPRVSGLERSQEKSLEQHVPEPVSSSASSVPFSCLPPPITASGTLPRSSPFNGNGSRHNGSPPLTKPKPFHTLPGRAHSIYNINRNNTPVKPPPSASSVASSSSSMRPPTPSTSVSLPYMRGSGASGPHRPPSRANSGALFASSPGLPPPPPLLQGPGHSTAADQELLRQNLNSHFLNSQEREGRRSVPGSENNGAAAGLSTPGGPSASNSRPGSSGRTSQNQPSIPPLAFQFHHHNHQHQHTHTHQHFTPFLHPTATAPPLFDKYAGKMDGLYRHPFFPQYPPPSVPSIQPVIPPTGPFSSLQGAFQPKGAGPDITARLGVVPHHLQPKDPRLTDPFGTSLKISNKPGKWCAMHVYVAWMILSHQKKVKLMQADPHKLDFRSDLLARLPGAGGPLGPMGGALPHSHDLTRPPSLFSSAGAVNLSSAPFISPSAPHSSFLAPTAHLDPYGRSPPFTPLGALGSGAFGGLGSPTLAGSVYGPKDSPANVVGGLSAPNHHDPWNRLHGGPSGFAPGPSWAKGPDKRDERDRAKEMERRDIPHIKDEKDRDNMLYGRQPVRMSPVAPPFKPRSSTPVSHVNGHSSSLGPSTGPIEDLTRSLNRDRDRERDRDGDKRPQPMVSSRGPPLGSSVADRDRPRSSSSSVLTTPPPSNRSAPSPMDLYSRPMAQTAHHNEPSHSQRDGNLPSSSAASASVTSLSQAKKSDRTTTPVSKPPLLLPPVKVKEERKEEPDHIPITLPPPAPNHSFERPNSHPHHHRSGTPSSLSLTPTPGVPLMPPTPNHPSHQHLSLLDRSRAIEAYLGSTGAAGLVMGPGGDRFHHGPGQGPSQGPHSFTWDPWRELAAQQQHQHRREALALRSDPHLALRSDPHLARLLQHQRLLEAAAAAANPHHPPTSTSASTSAVHQEFGLMAHHFDRPHHLGPPGGGLMDEEQRAQILREDFERARYFGMHPHIPAGSHLSSPSHAATAAHLEQLHPGLLSHSLQHGAAHASQHHAGLFARLGTLNPQHVPNGILAKTPAGLVGALAVGAPPPLIPSITSRSSTPPRRLGPGELALYSAHKDGESR
- the fbrs gene encoding autism susceptibility gene 2 protein homolog isoform X2, whose protein sequence is MEGPSRSTGFRQSRRSRSQRDRERRRRRLDLANERATSLSSGSDREACGTNSVLGPGGRECRPGFGRHRPPRRRKRESVSCEEDIIDGFAIASFVSLEALEMDCSLKPSQRTDMLGRRNKGKRGPEENGGGPLSEPEEGAPHSYSSSCWKSRNKRRKIEGHPLETGYICDTESDTGDKASDNDMDPVFTVSTRKVVEPAPSNMGTSMGKICPPLPARCGGVSRLMVTPRVSGLERSQEKSLEQHVPEPVSSSASSVPFSCLPPPITASGTLPRSSPFNGNGSRHNGSPPLTKPKPFHTLPGRAHSIYNINRNNTPVKPPPSASSVASSSSSMRPPTPSTSVSLPYMRGSGASGPHRPPSRANSGALFASSPGLPPPPPLLQGPGHSTAADQELLRQNLNSHFLNSQEREGRRSVPGSENNGAAAGLSTPGGPSASNSRPGSSGRTSQNQPSIPPLAFQFHHHNHQHQHTHTHQHFTPFLHPTATAPPLFDKYAGKMDGLYRHPFFPQYPPPSVPSIQPVIPPTGPFSSLQGAFQPKGAGPDITARLGVVPHHLQPKDPRLTDPFGTSLKISNKPGKWCAMHVYVAWMILSHQKKVKLMQADPHKLDFRSDLLARLPGAGGPLGPMGGALPHSHDLTRPPSLFSSAGAVNLSSAPFISPSAPHSSFLAPTAHLDPYGRSPPFTPLGALGSGAFGGLGSPTLAGSVYGPKDSPANVVGGLSAPNHHDPWNRLHGGPSGFAPGPSWAKGPDKRDERDRAKEMERRDIPHIKDEKDRYGIQPLEGRAWYFWQDNMLYGRQPVRMSPVAPPFKPRSSTPVSHVNGHSSSLGPSTGPIEDLTRSLNRDRDRERDRDGDKRPQPMVSSRGPPLGSSVADRDRPRSSSSSVLTTPPPSNRSAPSPMDLYSRPMAQTAHHNEPSHSQRDGNLPSSSAASASVTSLSQAKKSDRTTTPVSKPPLLLPPVKVKEERKEEPDHIPITLPPPAPNHSFERPNSHPHHHRSGTPSSLSLTPTPGVPLMPPTPNHPSHQHLSLLDRSRAIEAYLGSTGAAGLVMGPGGDRFHHGPGQGPSQGPHSFTWDPWRELAAQQQHQHRREALALRSDPHLALRSDPHLARLLQHQRLLEAAAAAANPHHPPTSTSASTSAVHQEFGLMAHHFDRPHHLGPPGGGLMDEEQRAQILREDFERARYFGMHPHIPAGSHLSSPSHAATAAHLEQLHPGLLSHSLQHGAAHASQHHAGLFARLGTLNPQHVPNGILAKTPAGLVGALAVGAPPPLIPSITSRSSTPPRRLGPGELALYSAHKDGESR
- the fbrs gene encoding autism susceptibility gene 2 protein homolog isoform X6; the protein is MEGPSRSTGFRQSRRSRSQRDRERRRRRLDLANERATSLSSGSDREACGTNSVLGPGGRECRPGFGRHRPPRRRKRESVSCEEDIIDGFAIASFVSLEALEMDCSLKPSQRTDMLGRRNKGKRGPEENGGGPLSEPEEGAPHSYSSSCWKSRNKRRKIEGHPLETGYICDTESDTGDKASDNDMDPVFTVSTRKVVEPAPSNMGTSMGKICPPLPARCGGVSRLMVTPRVSGLERSQEKSLEQHVPEPVSSSASSVPFSCLPPPITASGTLPRSSPFNGNGSRHNGSPPLTKPKPFHTLPGRAHSIYNINRNNTPVKPPPSASSVASSSSSMRPPTPSTSVSLPYMRGSGASGPHRPPSRANSGALFASSPGLPPPPPLLQGPGHSTAADQELLRQNLNSHFLNSQEREGRRSVPGSENNGAAAGLSTPGGPSASNSRPGSSGRTSQNQPSIPPLAFQFHHHNHQHQHTHTHQHFTPFLHPTATAPPLFDKYAGKMDGLYRHPFFPQYPPPSVPSIQPVIPPTGPFSSLQGAFQPKPLVPQGAGPDITARLGVVPHHLQPKDPRLTDPFGTSLKISNKPGKWCAMHVYVAWMILSHQKKVKLMQADPHKLDFRSDLLARLPGAGGPLGPMGGALPHSHDLTRPPSLFSSAGAVNLSSAPFISPSAPHSSFLAPTAHLDPYGRSPPFTPLGALGSGAFGGLGSPTLAGSVYGPKDSPANVVGGLSAPNHHDPWNRLHGGPSGFAPGPSWAKGPDKRDERDRAKEMERRDIPHIKDEKDRDNMLYGRQPVRMSPVAPPFKPRSSTPVSHVNGHSSSLGPSTGPIEDLTRSLNRDRDRERDRDGDKRPQPMVSSRGPPLGSSVADRDRPRSSSSSVLTTPPPSNRSAPSPMDLYSRPMAQTAHHNEPSHSQRDGNLPSSSAASASVTSLSQAKKSDRTTTPVSKPPLLLPPVKVKEERKEEPDHIPITLPPPAPNHSFERPNSHPHHHRSGTPSSLSLTPTPGVPLMPPTPNHPSHQHLSLLDRSRAIEAYLGSTGAAGLVMGPGGDRFHHGPGQGPSQGPHSFTWDPWRELAAQQQHQHRREALALRSDPHLALRSDPHLARLLQHQRLLEAAAAAANPHHPPTSTSASTSAVHQEFGLMAHHFDRPHHLGPPGGGLMDEEQRAQILREDFERARYFGMHPHIPAGSHLSSPSHAATAAHLEQLHPGLLSHSLQHGAAHASQHHAGLFARLGTLNPQHVPNGILAKTPAGLVGALAVGAPPPLIPSITSRSSTPPRRLGPGELALYSAHKDGESR